In a single window of the Etheostoma spectabile isolate EspeVRDwgs_2016 chromosome 3, UIUC_Espe_1.0, whole genome shotgun sequence genome:
- the si:dkey-182i3.11 gene encoding insulin-like growth factor-binding protein complex acid labile subunit, with protein MFTALTLAALSLMVLPSNMCPPTCECLHNLTKVVCPEKGLNQVPELPEGTEQLYVSYNKIQEIPKHGLERLKVLDLTKNQLNDFLSFNPVWPNMTKLSKLFLRKNDLRLLHPGQFLNCLSLTLLDLSENQIEYLPIGFLHGLSNLKTLFVNFNQIQMLQVGALEGAFALTDLHLSHNNITNIEEGVFKNSTVLENLVLSRNRITRVGESSFTGLTGLQQLNLNGNMLVTVPAEALRALNKLRYLFLQRNSIISLPVDCFSSLGLLVHLDLSNNKLTTLSEGSLRGLTMLLALDLSLNLIDSLPPNVFNDLISLELLDLNRNRLASLPLDAFSNLNNLQELQLESNQISAVTVGVFDSLSKLNDLQLSNNSIQELRPALFNKLESLQNLYLEYNALRHLPKGLFHEMKVLTKIHLNDNHIKSLHPSVFHGLVQVHSLKLSRNHLTSLHPEQFRDIIGLKKLKLDGNHIGNLPAKLFVNLLHLNTLDLDYNRISELSPDDFVGLTNLKDLRLSFNQLCDIPFNTFYPLHNLHKLQLKNNSLGSLHPQLFARLPKLTELNLDGNKLDHLQPDVFRGLLKLQKLSLKSNQLRAVENGTLEPLRNLRAVYLSGNKWDCSCAHILYISSWVNMHGDKLRDQPVCFFSSSSSSENTTLSQAALSPPLLQDHCPTSAASGSTTLFPLEMLNLLTMYVIAVNPL; from the exons ATGTTCACAGCCTTAACTCTGGCCGCCCTGAGCCTCATGGTGTTGCCGTCTAACATGTGTCCTCCAACCTGCGAATGTCTCCACAACCTGACCAAAGTTGTGTGTCCGGAGAAAGGACTGAACCAGGTCCCTGAGCTGCCAGAAGGCACAGAGCAGCTGTATGTCTCATACAATAAGATCCAGGAAATACCCAAGCATGGGCTGGAGAGGCTAAAG GTCCTGGACCTGACTAAGAATCAGCTGAATGACTTCCTATCCTTCAACCCAGTTTGGCCCAATATGACAAAGCTGTCTAAGCTCTTCCTCCGCAAAAATGACCTGAGGTTGCTCCACCCTGGTCAGTTCCTAAACTGCCTTTCTCTCACCTTACTGGACCTGAGTGAGAACCAGATTGAGTATCTACCCATTGGATTCCTCCACGGATTATCTAATCTGAAGACGCTGTTTGTGAACTTTAACCAGATTCAAATGTTACAGGTTGGTGCATTGGAAGGAGCCTTCGCCCTCACTGACCTCCACCTTAGCCACAACAATATAACAAACATAGAGGAAGGTGTGTTCAAGAACTCCACCGTGTTGGAGAACCTAGTTCTGTCCAGAAACAGAATCACACGTGTGGGTGAATCCAGCTTCACAGGACTGACAGGTCTCCAACAGCTTAACCTGAATGGTAACATGCTGGTCACTGTCCCAGCTGAGGCATTGAGGGCTCTAAACAAGCTCAGGTATCTGTTTCTACAGAGGAACAGCATCATCAGCCTTCCAGTGGATTGCTTCTCCTCATTGGGCCTATTGGTGCATCTAGACTTGAGCAACAACAAgctgaccactctgtctgagGGATCACTCAGAGGTCTGACCATGCTGCTTGCACTGGACCTCAGTCTTAACCTCATAGATTCTCTTCCCCCAAATGTCTTCAATGACCTGATCAGCCTTGAGTTACTTGATTTAAACAGGAACAGGCTGGCATCTCTTCCTCTGGATGCATTCAGTAACTTGAACAACCTGCAAGAGTTGCAGCTGGAAAGCAATCAGATCTCTGCCGTAACAGTTGGGGTTTTCGATTCGTTGTCCAAACTCAACGACTTACAGCTGTCGAACAACAGCATCCAGGAGCTCCGACCTGCTCTGTTCAACAAGCTTGAATCACTGCAAAACCTGTATCTGGAGTACAACGCTCTGAGGCACCTTCCCAAAGGTCTTTTCCACGAGATGAAGGTCCTCACAAAGATACACCTCAATGACAACCATATCAAGTCTCTACATCCCTCAGTCTTCCATGGTCTGGTGCAAGTACATTCGCTGAAACTCTCTCGCAACCATCTCACCTCTCTACACCCCGAACAGTTCAGAGACATTATTGgtttgaaaaagttaaaacttGATGGAAACCACATAGGTAACCTTCCTGCAAAACTGTTTGTGAATCTACTACATCTCAATACACTGGATCTGGACTATAATCGTATCTCAGAGCTGTCTCCTGATGACTTCGTAGGGTTGACTAACCTGAAAGACCTCAGACTGAGCTTCAATCAGCTCTGTGACATCCCGTTTAACACTTTCTATCCCCTACACAACCTCCACAAGCTTCAGCTGAAGAACAACAGCCTGGGTAGTTTACACCCTCAGCTCTTTGCCCGACTTCCAAAGCTAACAGAACTCAACTTGGATGGAAACAAGTTGGATCACCTGCAACCTGATGTATTTAGAGGACTCTTAAAACTTCAGAAACTGAGTTTAAAGTccaaccagcttagagcagtagAGAATGGGACTTTGGAGCCTTTAAGAAACCTTAGGGCTGTCTATCTGTCAGGTAACAAATGGGACTGCTCCTGTGCACATATTCTCTACATCAGCAGCTGGGTCAACATGCACGGAGACAAGCTCAGAGACCAGCCCGTTtgcttcttctcttcttcttcttcctcagaGAATACAACCCTTTCTCAGGCAGCTCTGTCTCCCCCGTTGTTACAAGATCATTGCCCAACAAGTGCCGCAAGTGGCTCAACCACTTTATTTCCTCTAGAAATGCTGAATCTGCTCACAATGTATGTCATAGCTGTCAACCCACTGTGA
- the LOC116680743 gene encoding zinc finger protein 850: protein MSEKLVFYSETKSIMETVIKTALNVGNSKEQSTKAASVRRETDFDSLVEVLTREATRKIGAIFSQLSSMLHNENKNLKTKVGQLESELKTTTENFENARMWRENVLNGCPVLFEQSGLIYTLKPFGKLKRKTDALPEGGPKPAPAAGMESGHDADGGEATKEVNSEAASSPASKQDTADDCTTTNTAESLNTDSQNTQEAGVPTKGKLFLCHVCNKSFNRQFHLMKHMNTHKEQRPFACDQCPRKFRNTATFEYHLLRHEERKYATFKCQLCEKTFKTKMHLKTHQLVHTDTRPFTCSTCGKAFKTKHNLQAHQVVHSVEKPHKCSECGESFRYAFTLQCHKSTHTGENPYKCTVCGKAFVKRRSLRTHQSVHRGKMFTCETCGAGFTLQQNLKRHIRIHTGEKPFQCKVCGKSFIQDNKLKAHMLLHGASKSFMCDLCGKTFLYNCQLQKHQRVTHDERHGQVIRRRTRGRGNRRVIYRRDRTTVDVTPFSCKTCRKSFDNASMLRRHELIHTGQMQYNCNTCGKTFFYKVTFDYHRRIHSGERPFGCDVCGKRFIILQALKSHKLQHSGEKPHACEQCGKAFRIYSNYLRHLRVHTGEKPYECEVCGVRFRQLGHVKFHMQVHTGERPYSCSSCGLGFSDSRLLKKHNCAEKYQKVLGNTLSTSLVSMSEFEAQVGSVVEIMVNATVTELTKVIGGCSSTHPGESTSCTTENINGSLDEKLIHFSVFMTSLAREAVEKICQLFHDCSCVLQLQATQGVAEMEELRKRLEVAETELKLVLEGSGGQKQAEELTEGSSGEKEGPRASTGGAVGETVQGQRSGRKSRRVVASGVAGVKRSPIIHLWKVRSYEENVQPVIIKEEELEAFAEQAFSDSGQNTLDLGLNDDDDPDYQLEPEGSDDGDPGLTTTPERVVKPKNHRGRSKKEGQNQNQNQQPLSCKHCKKTFTKLLQLKAHQAVHGANTEKAFHCSQCGRGFSVQRSLNAHMLLHTGERPHTCDVCGKGFTLKQLLRNHQRLHAEVRPFHCEVCGKSFYRAHGLKMHQMVHTGERAYNCKFCKKSFTIQGNLQRHLRIHTGEKPFRCETCGKSFNQADTLKGHKRIHSGERPFSCETCGKGFIQKSALRMHQKIHSGEDPLASVTCVACGTTMACVDSLRKHLQTHAATIPCTCVLCGRRLSSITDLRSHQQHHTVDRPHSCGLCGKSFKSASYLKIHLKAHSGEKPFSCDICGRSFTQHSSLKSHQTVHTGKKPFSCATCGKCFSNSGNLNRHQRIHTGEKPFSCETCGRSFNQGNSLKAHQQIHTGEKQFMCDRCGKNFSYLRNLKDHKCFYV from the exons CGAAAACAAGAATCTGAAGACCAAAGTTGGGCAGCTGGAGAGCGAGCTGAAGACTACGActgaaaactttgaaaacgcCAGAATGTGGAGAGAAAATGTCCTGAACGGCTGCCCGGTCCTGTTTGAGCAGAGCGGGTTGATCTACACCCTGAAGCCCTTTgggaagttaaaaagaaaaacagacgcATTACCAGAGGGAGGCCCAAAACCAGCGCCTGCTGCTGGGATGGAAAGTGGACATGATGCTG ATGGTGGAGAGGCAACGAAGGAGGTGAACTCTGAAGCTGCGTCCTCACCGGCCAGTAAACAAg ACACTGCAGATGATTGTACCACAACAAACACGGCCGAATCCCTAAACACCGACAGCCAGAACACACAGGAAGCAGGAGTCCCAACCAAAGGGAAGTTGTTTCTATGTCATGTTTGTAACAAGAGCTTCAACCGGCAGTTTCATCTAATGAAGCACATGAACACTCACAAAGAACAGAGGCCTTTCGCCTGCGACCAGTGCCCGAGAAAATTCAGGAACACGGCGACTTTTGAGTACCACCTGCTGCGGCACGAGGAGAGGAAGTACGCCACCTTCAAATGCCAGCTCTGCGAGAAGACGTTCAAAACCAAAATGCACCTGAAGACCCACCAGCtcgtacacacagacacaaggccGTTCACCTGCTCCACCTGTGGGAAGGCCTTCAAAACTAAACACAACCTGCAGGCTCACCAGGTCGTACACAGTGTCGAAAAGCCGCACAAATGCTCCGAGTGCGGGGAGAGTTTCCGGTACGCGTTCACGCTGCAGTGCCATAAAAGCACCCATACTGGTGAAAACCCTTACAAATGCACGGTGTGTGGCAAAGCTTTTGTAAAGCGGAGGTCGCTCCGCACGCACCAGTCGGTCCACAGAGGGAAAATGTTCACGTGTGAGACGTGTGGCGCCGGCTTCACCCTGCAACAAAACCTGAAGAGACACATCCGTATTCACACGGGTGAAAAACCGTTCCAATGTAAAGTCTGCGGGAAGAGTTTCATTCAGGACAACAAGCTGAAAGCCCACATGCTCCTTCACGGCGCCTCGAAGTCCTTCATGTGTGACCTGTGCGGAAAGACTTTTCTTTACAACTGCCAGCTGCAGAAACACCAGAGAGTGACCCACGACGAAAGACACGGCCAGGTCATCCGACGACGAACTCGAGGGCGAGGGAACCGGCGGGTCATCTACCGACGGGACCGAACGACGGTAGACGTGACGCCGTTCAGCTGCAAGACCTGCCGCAAGAGTTTCGACAACGCGAGTATGCTGCGACGACACGAGCTCATTCACACGGGTCAGATGCAATACAACTGCAACACGTGCGGGAAGACTTTTTTCTACAAAGTGACGTTCGACTACCATCGACGAATCCACTCGGGGGAACGGCCGTTCGGTTGTGACGTGTGCGGGAAGAGGTTCATCATCCTTCAGGCTCTCAAGTCCCACAAACTGCAGCACTCTGGGGAGAAGCCCCATGCATGCGAGCAGTGCGGCAAGGCCTTCAGGATCTACTCCAACTACCTCAGGCACTTGCGGGTCCACACGGGGGAGAAGCCCTATGAGTGTGAAGTCTGTGGCGTGAGGTTCAGGCAGCTCGGACACGTGAAGTTTCACATGCAGGTCCACACGGGAGAGAGGCCGTACTCTTGCAGCAGCTGCGGCCTCGGATTTTCAGACTCAAGGCTGCTCAAGAAACACAATTGTGCTGAGAAATACCAGAAAGTGTTGGGGAACACGCTCTCTACGTCCT TAGTCAGTATGTCCGAGTTTGAGGCGCAGGTGGGCTCCGTTGTGGAGATAATGGTGAACGCGACGGTGACAGAATTGACCAAAGTTATCGGCGGCTGCTCGTCAACACATCCAGGAGAGTCAACATCATGCACAACGGAAAACATTAACGGCTCTTTGGACGAGAAG CTGATCCATTTCAGCGTCTTCATGACGTCTTTGGCTCGAGAAGCTGTGGAGAAGATCTGCCAGCTTTTCCACGATTGTTCCTGTGTGCTGCAGTTACAA GCGACACAGGGCGTCGCCGAGATGGAGGAGCTGAGGAAGAGACTGGAGGTGGCGGAGACGGAGCTGAAGCTGGTGCTGGAGGGCAGCGGAGGCCAGAAGCAAGCGGAGGAGCTGACGGAGGGAAGCAGCGGAGAGAAGGAGGGCCCGAGGGCTTCGACCGGCGGAGCAGTTGGAGAGACTGTCCAGGGCCAGCGCTCAGGCAGGAAGAGTCGCAGAG TTGTGGCTAGCGGGGTTGCTGGAGTGAAGAGATCGCCTATAATTCACCTGTGGAAAGTCAGAAGTTATGAG GAAAACGTCCAACCTGTGATAATAAAGGAAGAAGAATTGGAGGCGTTTGCTGAGCAGGCGTTCTCTGATTCGGGTCAGAACACACTTGACCTAGGCCTGAACGATGATGACGACCCAGACTACCAG TTGGAGCCAGAGGGTTCAGACGACGGTGACCCAGGACTCACTACAACACCTGAACGTGTTGTTAAGCCCAAGAACCATCGAGGTCGATCAAAGAAGGAGggtcagaaccagaaccagaaccagcagcCTCTGAGCTGCAAACACTGCAAGAAAACCTTCACCAAGCTTCTGCAGCTCAAAGCCCACCAGGCCGTGCACGGGGCCAACACGGAGAAGGCCTTCCACTGCTCCCAGTGTGGCAGAGGCTTTTCAGTCCAGCGAAGCCTCAACGCACACATGCTGCTTCATACTG GTGAGAGACCACACACCTGTGATGTTTGTGGAAAGGGTTTCACCCTGAAGCAGCTGCTGAGGAACCACCAGCGTCTCCATGCTGAGGTCCGGCCGTTTCACTGTGAAGTGTGCGGAAAGAGTTTCTACCGAGCCCACGGCCTCAAAATGCATCAGATGGTCCACACGGGAGAGCGGGCCTATAACTGCAAGTTCTGCAAGAAAAGCTTCACGATACAAGGTAACCTGCAGCGCCACCTGCGCATACACACGGGGGAAAAGCCGTTCAGGTGCGAGACTTGTGGCAAAAGCTTCAACCAGGCGGACACTCTGAAAGGCCATAAGCGGATACACAGCGGGGAGCGTCCCTTCAGCTGCGAGACCTGCGGTAAAGGTTTCATCCAGAAGAGTGCCTTGAGGATGCACCAGAAGATTCACTCAGGCGAGGACCCACTGGCGAGCGTTACCTGCGTGGCGTGCGGCACTACGATGGCCTGCGTCGACTCGCTTCGCAAACACCTCCAGACGCATGCGGCGACCATCCCGTGCACGTGCGTGCTCTGCGGCCGGCGGCTCAGCTCAATCACCGACCTGCGCTCGCACCAGCAGCACCACACGGTGGACAGGCCGCACAGCTGCGGGCTCTGCGGCAAGAGTTTCAAGTCGGCCAGTTACCTGAAGATTCACCTGAAGGCGCACAGCGGGGAGAAGCCCTTCTCCTGCGACATCTGCGGCCGCTCATTTACACAGCACAGCAGCCTGAAGTCCCATCAG ACTGTCCACACAGGGAAGAAACCCTTCAGCTGTGCCACGTGCGGAAAATGCTTCAGCAACTCTGGAAACTTGAACAGACACCAGCGGATCCACACTGGGGAGAAGCCTTTCAGCTGCGAGACGTGCGGACGCAGCTTCAACCAGGGCAACAGCCTGAAAGCCCACCAGCAGATACACACCGGGGAGAAACAGTTCATGTGCGACAGGTGTGGGAAGAATTTCTCCTACCTGAGGAACTTGAAGGACCACAAGTGTTTTTATGTCTGA